The Burkholderia pyrrocinia genomic sequence GTTTCGAGCGAACCCGCGATGACGCCCGCCGGGCCTTCCGGGCCGCGCCACAGTTGGCGCTGCATCGGCGTGTCGGTCGAACCCGGCGCGACGATGTTGCAGCGAATGCCGTGGCCGGCCAGTTCCAGGCCGAGGCAGCGCGTGAACTGATGCGCGGCGGCCTTGGACGCGGCGTAGGCGGCCATCTGCGTGCGCGGCACGAGCGCCGCGTTCGACCCGACGGTCACGATGCTGCCCGCGCGTCGCACGATCATGCGCTGTGCGACCGCGCGCGACAGGTGGAACACGCCGTGCGCGTTCACCGCGAAGCAATGCGCCCAGTCGTCGTCGCTCAGCGACGTCGCGGTCGCGAGCCGCAGCACGCCGGCGACGTTCGCGAGCATGCCGATCGGGCCGACCGCCGCCTCCACGTGCTCGATTGCCGCGCGCACGGCGTGCGCGTCGGCCACGTCGACCGTGAACGGATGGACGCGGCCCGGCGCCGGCGGCCGATCCCCGGTCGCGCGCGCCAGCGCGTCGCCGTCGGCGTC encodes the following:
- a CDS encoding 2,3-dihydro-2,3-dihydroxybenzoate dehydrogenase; protein product: MSREPEMTFPAGVAVVTGAARGIGAAVVRALAARGADVAAFDADGDALARATGDRPPAPGRVHPFTVDVADAHAVRAAIEHVEAAVGPIGMLANVAGVLRLATATSLSDDDWAHCFAVNAHGVFHLSRAVAQRMIVRRAGSIVTVGSNAALVPRTQMAAYAASKAAAHQFTRCLGLELAGHGIRCNIVAPGSTDTPMQRQLWRGPEGPAGVIAGSLETYRTGIPLGRIATPDDVAGTVLFLLSDAARHVTLHTLCVDGGATLGV